One Orrella dioscoreae genomic window carries:
- the bcsZ gene encoding cellulose synthase complex periplasmic endoglucanase BcsZ — translation MTRQPSSLTARPARARGPRAHARGWIGSALLAGAAWLGLGPAHAAAQAAPDARACISAPWQLWEDFRTHFVQPDGRVLDASTPKLHSSSESQSYAMFFALVANDPERFEQLWRWSVNNLAGGDMRQRLPAWIWGKDEQGKWRVLDQNSASDGDMWFVYALAEAARLWNRPDYLEDARALLALVETREIAQLPGFGPMLLPGENGFVQDGGVWLLNPSYLPIPIMRRLAALSPQGPWSEIATGTAALLEAGSPHGLATDWLAYRGWTQEGKPQGAFSTLPEKLDIGSYDAIRTYLWSGMTAPSDPLAKRVNAALRGMLGAVRRHGGPPEFIYALSGGTRGLGPFGFSAAVLPYLRANGATEDADHARARAEEGVRQSLSQAATQAPPYYDFMLSLFGLGWDQQRYRYDGAGRLQPSWENSCPNAATR, via the coding sequence ATGACGCGCCAGCCCTCCTCGCTCACCGCCCGTCCGGCCCGCGCACGCGGTCCGCGGGCACACGCACGCGGGTGGATCGGCAGCGCCCTGCTGGCGGGCGCCGCCTGGCTGGGCCTGGGTCCCGCCCACGCCGCCGCGCAAGCCGCCCCTGACGCCCGCGCCTGCATCAGCGCGCCGTGGCAGTTGTGGGAAGACTTCCGCACGCATTTCGTGCAGCCGGACGGCCGCGTGCTGGACGCCAGCACGCCCAAGCTGCACAGTTCCTCGGAGAGCCAGTCCTACGCCATGTTCTTCGCCCTGGTGGCCAACGATCCCGAGCGCTTCGAACAGCTCTGGCGCTGGAGCGTGAACAACCTGGCGGGCGGCGACATGCGCCAGCGCCTGCCGGCCTGGATCTGGGGCAAGGACGAACAAGGCAAGTGGCGCGTGCTGGACCAGAACTCGGCCTCGGACGGCGACATGTGGTTCGTCTATGCGCTGGCCGAGGCCGCCCGCCTGTGGAATCGTCCGGACTACCTGGAAGACGCGCGCGCCCTGCTGGCGTTGGTGGAAACCAGGGAAATCGCGCAATTGCCAGGCTTCGGGCCCATGCTGCTGCCGGGCGAAAACGGCTTTGTCCAGGACGGCGGCGTCTGGCTGCTGAATCCCAGCTACCTGCCCATCCCGATCATGCGCCGGCTGGCGGCGCTGTCGCCGCAAGGCCCCTGGAGCGAGATCGCCACCGGCACCGCCGCCTTGCTGGAGGCCGGCAGCCCGCACGGCCTGGCCACCGACTGGCTGGCCTATCGGGGCTGGACGCAGGAAGGCAAGCCGCAAGGCGCGTTTTCCACCCTGCCCGAGAAGCTCGACATCGGCAGCTACGATGCCATCCGCACCTATCTGTGGTCGGGCATGACGGCACCGTCGGACCCCCTGGCCAAGCGGGTGAACGCGGCCCTGCGCGGCATGCTGGGCGCCGTGCGCCGACACGGCGGCCCGCCTGAATTCATCTATGCGCTGTCAGGCGGCACCCGCGGCCTGGGGCCTTTCGGCTTCTCGGCGGCCGTGCTGCCCTATCTGCGTGCCAACGGCGCCACGGAAGACGCCGACCACGCCCGTGCGCGTGCCGAGGAAGGCGTGCGCCAGAGCCTGTCGCAGGCCGCCACGCAAGCCCCCCCCTATTATGATTTCATGCTCAGCCTGTTCGGCCTGGGCTGGGATCAGCAACGATATCGCTATGACGGCGCTGGCCGTTTGCAACCATCCTGGGAGAATTCATGTCCAAACGCCGCCACACGCTAG
- a CDS encoding cellulose biosynthesis protein BcsC, with protein sequence MSKRRHTLAAGLLLALVQHAGWAQDEPTRLLSQQGQYWQERGDNDRAGQAWGKLLNIDPANQEALYGLAFIEIREKRLGEAQKYLDKLRGISPNGRYTRQLQQDLQLARPANAKELETARLLAESSELDKAMPHYRKAFEGLEPMGDVGLEYYGRLGYTDGGWDTARRGLERLLQDRPGNPTIQLVLAKLLILNQGAWRDGIQRLSKLAQRADVGGEATESWRLGLLWRGVPGPAERELYTAYLKVHPTDDEVRKLYNGIGQAMAAQRGPARDPILARGFAALDKEDLQTAEAAFREKLAKTPDDADALGGLGLVRMQQENLPEAHDLLTRAARRNARSWTPSLNIARYWILVNEASKAQAAGNMAAARDLSQRAIKLNASQAGAYNTLAAIDAEEGKLPEAEKRYRQVLAKHRNNPQALEGLVGVLARQGRLAEAQQSLDQLMAGKPDPKLDLGKLRAAIASGQAKAALDAGNTDAARAALESALREDPQNPWIRYELARVYLDLGLTEEARGIRDGLLISHPDTPSALYASAMLAGEMGDWEQADQTMQRIPPQSRTAYMDAFGRDVWVNAQAANATRLAEAGRSADARALLGQLEGEAAGKPALLGAIASAYVDAGEPARGMALMRPHVSRDQRPQPDVLLPYAGLLLKTRQDVEFASVMRDLHGRKLTVGEQRSYNNLQFLYTVRQADVLRERGDLVAAYDTLAPALAARPQDPLALSALARMYSDGGDNKKALEIYQHLVAKDPDNAQWHLGAAMAATQLGQNRYADSALDNAVALAPDNAEVLLTAARMYRQRGRSGKAAELLQSALAAQERSRQPTQVAAAPGSAPRAVNPFIGLPGQRQSGLQPEALAETRGAASPFVPAQARVVQPPAIAHGSQAPFPPLSQRVEAQASSNQRLTPYAAAPAPAVAQSSALPVPDAPQPAPSRASAGVAAPAAVATIPALTAATATRAQPVQPTREPAPVYSQSPDGSPAPVQQAAPAPVPAVPAYGQPATQTAYAQPPMAGPTAEDPRLAEIRSELDDVMQDRSAEARVGVTVRSNNGQDGTSKLTSVETPVEFRFPVGDGKVVLNATHVSLNAGRLGDDYAARSQFGAGPQAALNDANGVPTGSVGRQRDSGVGLSAAYEMRGIRADIGTTPLGFERTNIVGGVELSGLFPGSQTYWYGVDVSRRAMTDSVLSFAGTRDDRSGLRWGGVTATGVQLQAGADYQSHGVYGSASWHSLNGQNTRSNHRTEVAGGVYRHLIREEDRLLTAGLHASATFYGNNQRFFTYGHGGYFSPQSMYYLGVPVTWAQRNDRLTYKLQGSVGVQRFKEDDADYFPTDASMQQQADLAMAQARAQGLEFNNGPRYSGQRSTGFGYNLAAAAEYQMAPNWFIGANAGMDNAKDYRQWQGGLTLRYTLYPMSRQMALPVVPFQSPYQK encoded by the coding sequence ATGTCCAAACGCCGCCACACGCTAGCAGCCGGTCTGCTATTGGCGCTGGTCCAGCATGCGGGCTGGGCACAGGACGAGCCCACCCGGCTGCTCAGCCAGCAGGGCCAGTATTGGCAGGAGCGCGGCGACAACGACCGCGCCGGCCAGGCCTGGGGCAAGCTGCTGAACATCGACCCTGCCAACCAGGAAGCGCTGTACGGGCTCGCCTTCATCGAGATCCGTGAGAAGCGCCTGGGCGAGGCCCAGAAGTACCTGGACAAGCTGCGCGGCATTTCGCCCAATGGCCGCTACACCCGCCAACTGCAGCAGGACCTGCAACTGGCCCGTCCCGCCAACGCCAAGGAACTGGAAACCGCGCGCCTGCTGGCCGAATCCAGCGAACTGGACAAGGCCATGCCGCATTACCGCAAGGCCTTCGAAGGACTGGAGCCCATGGGCGACGTGGGCCTCGAATACTACGGCCGCCTGGGCTATACCGACGGCGGCTGGGACACGGCGCGCCGCGGCCTGGAGCGCCTGCTGCAGGACCGCCCCGGCAACCCGACCATCCAGCTGGTGCTGGCCAAGCTGCTCATCCTGAACCAGGGCGCTTGGCGCGACGGCATCCAGCGCCTGTCCAAGCTGGCCCAACGCGCCGACGTCGGCGGCGAAGCCACCGAGAGCTGGCGCCTGGGCCTGCTGTGGCGCGGCGTGCCCGGCCCGGCCGAGCGCGAGCTGTACACCGCCTACCTGAAAGTGCACCCCACGGACGACGAAGTCCGCAAGCTGTACAACGGCATCGGCCAGGCCATGGCTGCCCAGCGCGGCCCCGCCCGCGACCCCATCCTGGCCCGCGGCTTCGCCGCGCTGGACAAGGAAGACCTGCAAACCGCCGAAGCCGCCTTCCGCGAGAAACTGGCCAAGACGCCCGATGACGCCGACGCGCTGGGCGGCCTGGGCCTGGTGCGCATGCAGCAGGAGAACCTGCCCGAAGCACACGACCTGCTCACCCGCGCCGCCCGCCGCAACGCCAGATCCTGGACGCCCTCGCTGAACATCGCGCGCTATTGGATCCTCGTGAACGAAGCCAGCAAGGCCCAGGCCGCCGGCAACATGGCCGCGGCCCGTGATCTGTCGCAGCGTGCCATCAAGCTCAACGCCAGCCAGGCCGGCGCCTACAACACGCTGGCCGCCATCGATGCCGAGGAAGGCAAGCTGCCCGAGGCCGAAAAGCGCTATCGCCAGGTGCTGGCCAAGCATCGCAACAACCCGCAGGCCCTGGAAGGCCTGGTGGGTGTGCTGGCCCGCCAGGGCCGGCTGGCCGAAGCCCAGCAATCGCTGGACCAGTTGATGGCAGGCAAGCCCGACCCCAAGCTGGATCTCGGCAAGCTGCGCGCGGCCATCGCCTCGGGACAGGCCAAGGCCGCGCTGGACGCCGGCAACACCGACGCGGCGCGCGCGGCACTAGAAAGCGCCCTGCGCGAAGACCCGCAGAATCCGTGGATCCGCTACGAACTGGCGCGCGTCTACCTGGACCTCGGCCTGACCGAGGAAGCGCGCGGCATCCGCGACGGTCTGCTCATCTCGCATCCCGACACCCCCAGCGCGCTGTACGCCAGCGCCATGCTGGCTGGCGAGATGGGCGACTGGGAGCAGGCCGACCAGACCATGCAGCGCATCCCGCCACAATCGCGCACCGCCTACATGGATGCCTTCGGCCGTGACGTGTGGGTCAATGCGCAGGCCGCGAACGCCACGCGCCTGGCCGAAGCCGGCCGCAGCGCCGACGCCCGCGCACTGCTGGGCCAGCTGGAAGGCGAAGCCGCCGGCAAGCCCGCGCTGCTGGGCGCCATCGCGTCGGCCTATGTCGACGCCGGCGAGCCCGCACGCGGCATGGCGCTGATGCGCCCGCACGTGTCGCGCGACCAGCGTCCGCAGCCGGACGTGCTGCTGCCTTATGCCGGGCTGCTGCTCAAGACCAGGCAGGACGTGGAATTCGCCAGCGTGATGCGCGACCTGCACGGCCGCAAGCTGACCGTGGGCGAGCAACGCAGTTACAACAACCTGCAGTTCCTCTATACCGTGCGCCAGGCCGACGTGCTGCGCGAGCGCGGCGACCTGGTGGCGGCCTACGACACGCTGGCACCGGCGCTTGCCGCCCGTCCGCAGGACCCCCTGGCGCTGTCGGCCCTGGCCCGCATGTATTCGGATGGCGGCGACAACAAGAAGGCGCTGGAGATCTACCAGCACCTGGTCGCCAAGGACCCGGACAACGCGCAATGGCACCTGGGCGCGGCCATGGCCGCCACCCAGCTGGGCCAGAACCGCTACGCCGACTCCGCCCTGGACAATGCCGTGGCGCTGGCGCCTGACAACGCCGAGGTGCTGCTGACCGCGGCCCGCATGTACCGCCAGCGCGGCCGCAGCGGCAAGGCCGCGGAGCTGCTGCAGTCCGCACTGGCCGCGCAGGAGCGCAGCCGCCAGCCCACGCAGGTTGCCGCCGCGCCCGGCAGCGCACCGCGTGCGGTGAACCCCTTCATCGGCCTGCCCGGCCAGCGCCAGAGCGGCCTGCAGCCCGAAGCCCTGGCCGAGACCCGCGGCGCCGCCTCGCCCTTCGTGCCGGCGCAAGCCCGCGTGGTGCAGCCGCCCGCCATCGCCCATGGCAGCCAGGCCCCCTTTCCGCCGCTGTCGCAACGCGTGGAAGCCCAGGCATCCAGCAACCAGCGCCTGACGCCCTATGCCGCCGCGCCGGCGCCTGCCGTCGCGCAGTCCTCGGCCTTGCCGGTCCCTGACGCGCCGCAGCCGGCCCCGTCGCGCGCGTCGGCCGGCGTCGCCGCCCCGGCCGCCGTGGCCACGATTCCCGCCCTGACGGCGGCCACCGCCACGCGCGCGCAACCGGTACAGCCGACGCGCGAGCCTGCCCCGGTGTACAGCCAGAGCCCTGATGGCTCGCCGGCGCCCGTGCAGCAGGCGGCGCCCGCACCGGTCCCTGCCGTCCCCGCCTACGGGCAGCCGGCCACGCAGACGGCTTATGCCCAGCCGCCGATGGCCGGTCCCACGGCGGAAGACCCGCGCCTGGCCGAGATCCGCAGCGAGCTCGACGACGTCATGCAGGACCGCAGCGCCGAAGCCCGCGTGGGCGTCACTGTCCGCAGCAACAACGGCCAGGACGGCACCAGCAAGCTGACCAGCGTCGAGACGCCCGTGGAATTCCGCTTCCCTGTCGGCGACGGCAAGGTCGTGCTGAACGCCACGCACGTCTCGCTGAATGCGGGCCGGCTGGGCGATGACTACGCCGCGCGCAGCCAGTTCGGCGCCGGCCCGCAAGCCGCGCTGAACGACGCCAACGGCGTGCCCACGGGCAGTGTCGGCAGGCAGCGCGATTCGGGCGTGGGCCTGTCGGCCGCCTATGAAATGCGCGGCATCCGCGCCGACATCGGCACGACGCCGCTGGGCTTCGAACGCACGAACATCGTCGGCGGCGTGGAACTGAGCGGCCTCTTCCCTGGCAGCCAGACCTACTGGTACGGCGTGGACGTGTCGCGCCGCGCCATGACCGACAGCGTGCTCTCCTTCGCCGGCACGCGCGACGACCGCAGCGGCCTGCGCTGGGGTGGCGTCACCGCCACCGGCGTGCAACTGCAGGCCGGCGCCGACTACCAGTCCCACGGCGTCTACGGTTCGGCCTCGTGGCATTCGCTGAACGGCCAGAACACCAGGTCGAACCATCGCACCGAAGTCGCCGGCGGCGTCTACCGCCACCTCATCCGCGAGGAAGACAGGCTGCTGACGGCCGGCCTGCATGCCTCGGCCACGTTCTACGGCAACAACCAGCGCTTCTTCACCTATGGCCATGGTGGCTACTTCAGCCCGCAGAGCATGTACTACCTGGGCGTGCCGGTGACCTGGGCGCAACGCAACGACCGCCTCACCTACAAGCTGCAGGGATCGGTGGGCGTGCAGCGCTTCAAGGAAGACGACGCCGACTATTTCCCGACCGACGCATCCATGCAGCAGCAGGCCGACCTGGCCATGGCCCAGGCCAGGGCGCAGGGACTGGAGTTCAACAACGGTCCGCGCTACTCGGGCCAGCGCAGCACGGGCTTCGGCTACAACCTTGCCGCCGCCGCCGAGTATCAGATGGCTCCCAACTGGTTCATCGGCGCCAACGCCGGCATGGACAACGCCAAGGACTATCGCCAGTGGCAAGGCGGCCTGACCCTGCGCTACACGCTGTACCCCATGAGCCGCCAGATGGCGCTGCCCGTGGTCCCGTTCCAATCGCCTTACCAGAAGTGA
- a CDS encoding SGNH/GDSL hydrolase family protein, whose protein sequence is MVTSILAGLSILVIGDSHLTSNYLITTLHDNLSAQGAHVHTIGVCGANAGDWLKVTPGTCGGAERIGKGKIVPAGSAAKTTPITQLLQKDKPDLVVIVMGDTMAGYTTPQFPKTWIWQQVTSLTKEIGKSQTACVWVGPAWGSEGGKYNKTFPRVKMMSSFLSSNVAPCGYIDSLKFSKPGEWTTTDGQHFTASGYKTWGDAIAKQILVTPEVKAIKKK, encoded by the coding sequence GTGGTTACCTCGATTCTTGCCGGCCTGTCGATCCTCGTGATCGGCGACAGCCATCTGACCTCCAATTACCTGATCACGACGCTGCACGACAACCTGAGCGCCCAGGGCGCCCACGTCCACACCATCGGCGTGTGCGGCGCCAACGCGGGCGATTGGCTGAAAGTCACGCCCGGGACCTGCGGCGGCGCCGAGCGCATCGGCAAGGGCAAGATCGTTCCCGCCGGCAGCGCGGCCAAGACCACCCCCATCACGCAGCTGCTGCAGAAAGACAAGCCCGATCTCGTCGTGATCGTCATGGGCGACACCATGGCGGGCTACACCACCCCGCAATTCCCCAAGACCTGGATCTGGCAGCAGGTGACCAGCCTGACCAAGGAAATCGGCAAATCGCAGACGGCCTGCGTCTGGGTCGGTCCGGCCTGGGGCAGCGAAGGCGGCAAATACAACAAGACCTTCCCGCGCGTGAAGATGATGTCGAGCTTCCTGTCCTCGAACGTCGCGCCTTGCGGATACATCGATTCGCTGAAGTTCTCCAAGCCCGGCGAATGGACCACCACCGACGGCCAGCACTTCACCGCCAGCGGCTACAAGACCTGGGGCGACGCCATCGCCAAGCAGATCCTGGTGACGCCGGAGGTCAAGGCCATCAAGAAGAAATAA
- a CDS encoding SGNH/GDSL hydrolase family protein, with translation MSASALAGLALLVIGESHMSLSGQLIDTLHDDLTRRGAVVTSIGACGASAEEWLKTVSKGCGAERIGKGKAVIKGRDTKTTPIDQLITKTKPDVVVVIIGDTMASYDKPVFPRTWAWQGITGLTKAIAATGKACIWVGPPYGTPGGQYQKTDARVQQMSKFLATNVAPCEYIDSTTFSKPGEWATIDGQHFNRSGYKAWGDAIGRAIADSSTAKKVKK, from the coding sequence GTGTCCGCCTCTGCCCTCGCAGGCCTTGCGCTACTTGTCATCGGCGAAAGCCACATGAGTCTTTCCGGGCAGTTGATCGATACGCTGCACGACGACCTGACGCGCCGCGGCGCGGTCGTCACCTCCATCGGCGCATGCGGCGCCAGCGCGGAGGAGTGGCTGAAGACGGTGTCCAAGGGCTGCGGGGCCGAACGCATCGGCAAGGGCAAGGCCGTCATCAAGGGGCGCGACACCAAGACCACGCCCATCGACCAGTTGATCACCAAGACCAAGCCCGACGTGGTCGTGGTCATCATCGGCGACACCATGGCGTCCTATGACAAGCCCGTGTTCCCGCGCACCTGGGCCTGGCAAGGCATCACCGGCCTGACCAAGGCCATCGCCGCCACCGGCAAGGCCTGCATCTGGGTCGGCCCGCCCTACGGCACGCCTGGCGGCCAGTATCAAAAGACCGACGCGCGCGTGCAGCAGATGTCGAAGTTCCTGGCCACCAATGTCGCGCCTTGCGAGTACATCGACTCGACCACGTTCTCCAAGCCCGGCGAATGGGCCACCATCGACGGACAGCACTTCAACCGCTCGGGCTACAAGGCCTGGGGCGACGCCATCGGCCGCGCCATCGCGGACTCTTCCACCGCCAAGAAGGTCAAGAAATGA
- a CDS encoding cell division protein FtsQ — MKTPLIRAALALSLGALSLGTAAAAQIELYETGPAEDSSFLRFVNGGTQGLEVGASGSKAKLALDAAKPASDFMPVKAEADIRGTLSRGGKEAPVALKVAPGQFATVIALGEDAPTAEILREEPDDFNALKASLGFYVVDAACKDAGLQAMPRQVAIFEKAADRSVQRRQINPVALTVQLTCGGTATGEPLSLGTLEAGERYTVFVVPGPKGSRIFQAVDSLAR; from the coding sequence ATGAAGACACCCCTGATCCGCGCCGCACTCGCCCTGTCGCTGGGTGCCCTGTCGCTGGGCACGGCTGCCGCTGCCCAGATCGAACTGTATGAAACCGGCCCGGCCGAAGACTCTTCCTTCCTGCGCTTCGTGAACGGCGGCACGCAGGGCCTGGAAGTGGGCGCCAGCGGCTCGAAGGCCAAGCTGGCGCTGGACGCCGCCAAGCCTGCCTCCGACTTCATGCCCGTGAAGGCCGAGGCGGACATCCGTGGCACGCTGTCGCGCGGCGGCAAGGAAGCCCCGGTGGCGCTCAAGGTGGCGCCCGGCCAGTTCGCCACCGTCATCGCGCTGGGCGAAGACGCCCCCACCGCCGAGATCCTGCGCGAGGAACCCGACGACTTCAACGCGCTGAAGGCCTCGCTGGGCTTCTACGTGGTGGATGCCGCCTGCAAGGACGCCGGCCTGCAGGCCATGCCGCGCCAGGTCGCCATCTTCGAGAAGGCCGCCGATCGCAGCGTGCAACGCCGCCAGATCAATCCCGTCGCGCTGACCGTGCAGCTCACCTGCGGCGGCACGGCCACGGGCGAACCGCTGTCGCTGGGCACGCTGGAAGCCGGTGAGCGCTACACCGTCTTCGTGGTGCCCGGCCCCAAGGGCTCGCGCATCTTCCAAGCCGTCGATTCCCTGGCGCGCTGA
- a CDS encoding MBOAT family O-acyltransferase — protein sequence MVFASLEFLTLFLPGFLFFYALSPVRARNAVLMVGSWIFYGWWSPYFLVLLILLTTVAWLGGMGIERLAAQPRGRRALLVLLIVINAGILCWYKYINLAVDILSQGLVSAGALPIEWQRVALPAGLSFVVLQAISYLVDVYRGTVTAQRSFIDYAAYKAMFGQLIAGPIIRYDWVAKEISHRSFTREGFALGSRRFMVGMSMKVLIADTLSPIVDIAFKLPDPTLADAWLGCAAYTLQLFFDFAGYSAMAIGLGNMLGFHFPENFNHPYLARSIQDFWRRWHLSLSTWIRDYLYIPMGGNRLGVWKTYRNLLITMGIAGLWHGSDSWNFLLWGLAHGLALAVARAWGEAGWKPPPEWLSRVLTLLFVMLAWTLFRAITLEEAANMYRGQFGLNGMPLGDALTLALRPAHYLAAALGLVCVVFPIWQPWAARLRLPGAVLYLAGLWPLAGFLLSFSLIASRGAVPFLYFQF from the coding sequence ATGGTCTTCGCCTCGCTGGAATTCCTGACGCTCTTCCTGCCAGGTTTCCTGTTCTTCTACGCCCTGTCGCCCGTGCGGGCGCGCAATGCCGTGTTGATGGTGGGCAGCTGGATCTTCTACGGCTGGTGGAGCCCCTACTTCCTGGTCCTGCTCATCCTGCTGACCACGGTCGCCTGGCTGGGCGGCATGGGCATCGAGCGCCTGGCCGCGCAACCGCGCGGGCGCCGCGCGCTGCTGGTCCTGCTCATCGTCATCAATGCCGGCATCCTGTGCTGGTACAAATACATCAACCTGGCGGTGGATATCCTGAGCCAGGGCCTGGTCTCGGCGGGCGCCCTGCCCATTGAGTGGCAGCGCGTGGCGCTGCCTGCCGGCCTGTCCTTCGTGGTGCTGCAGGCCATCTCCTATCTGGTCGACGTCTATCGCGGCACGGTCACCGCGCAGCGCAGCTTCATCGACTACGCCGCCTATAAGGCCATGTTCGGCCAGCTGATCGCCGGTCCGATCATCCGCTATGACTGGGTCGCCAAGGAGATCTCCCACCGCAGCTTCACGCGCGAAGGCTTCGCGCTGGGCTCGCGCCGCTTCATGGTCGGCATGAGCATGAAGGTGCTGATCGCCGACACGCTCTCGCCCATCGTCGACATCGCCTTCAAGCTGCCCGACCCGACGCTGGCCGATGCCTGGCTGGGCTGCGCGGCCTACACGCTGCAGCTCTTCTTCGACTTCGCGGGCTACAGCGCCATGGCCATCGGCCTGGGCAACATGCTGGGCTTCCACTTCCCGGAAAACTTCAACCACCCCTATCTGGCGCGCAGCATCCAGGACTTCTGGCGCCGCTGGCACCTGTCGCTGTCGACCTGGATCCGCGACTATCTCTACATCCCCATGGGCGGCAACCGCCTGGGGGTGTGGAAGACCTATCGCAACCTGCTCATCACCATGGGCATCGCCGGTCTCTGGCACGGCAGCGACAGCTGGAACTTCCTGCTGTGGGGGCTGGCGCACGGCCTGGCGCTGGCCGTGGCGCGCGCCTGGGGCGAGGCCGGCTGGAAGCCGCCCCCCGAGTGGCTGTCGCGCGTGCTGACGCTGCTGTTCGTGATGCTGGCCTGGACGCTGTTCCGCGCCATCACGCTGGAAGAAGCCGCGAACATGTATCGTGGCCAGTTCGGCCTGAACGGCATGCCGCTGGGGGATGCGCTGACGCTCGCGCTGCGTCCCGCCCACTACCTGGCCGCTGCGCTGGGCCTGGTCTGCGTCGTCTTTCCCATCTGGCAGCCGTGGGCCGCGCGCCTGCGCCTGCCGGGCGCGGTGCTTTACCTGGCCGGCCTGTGGCCGCTTGCCGGTTTCCTGCTGTCGTTCAGCCTGATCGCCAGCCGTGGCGCGGTACCTTTCCTGTACTTTCAATTCTGA
- a CDS encoding alginate O-acetyltransferase AlgX-related protein, with protein sequence MRDDLPPSTAKPPQQKPSWLARLVSPFAGYSLLAFMIAGLASNGYAVLAEDRALLPEDRSWAAFVDGKLTRGIADNLAGTPLPKAFADVQRGAGWLLMNDLGDRVRQGCPGWLFLAEELAIHPGREQNAAARAKTVLAVQKRLEARGIALVVAVVPDKSRIEHERLCGLQRSALLGTRAADWTASLAAAGVPAIDLATPMAALARQGEPFLRTDTHWTEAGAQASARYVAEQLRALSLAPSPDQTYTIEQGEPAWRPGDLVRLAGLDWLPRTLQPEAEQARASTITAAAAAEGATDDDLFGDAKLPRVTVMGSSFSRTSNFVPFLADALGTDVANFGRDGGKFAGGPNAYFASPAFKQTPPRLIVWEIPERDLQSPVTGETLNLP encoded by the coding sequence ATGCGCGACGACCTCCCTCCCTCGACGGCGAAACCGCCGCAACAGAAGCCCAGCTGGCTGGCCCGGCTGGTCAGCCCCTTCGCCGGCTACAGCCTGCTGGCCTTCATGATCGCGGGCCTAGCGTCCAACGGCTATGCCGTGCTGGCCGAGGATCGCGCACTGCTGCCCGAGGACCGGAGCTGGGCCGCCTTCGTGGACGGCAAGCTCACCCGCGGCATCGCCGACAACCTGGCCGGCACGCCCCTGCCCAAGGCCTTTGCCGACGTACAGCGTGGCGCGGGCTGGTTGTTGATGAACGACCTGGGCGACCGCGTGCGCCAAGGCTGCCCGGGCTGGCTGTTCCTGGCCGAGGAGCTGGCCATTCATCCCGGCCGGGAGCAGAACGCCGCGGCCCGCGCCAAGACCGTCCTGGCGGTGCAGAAGAGGCTGGAAGCGCGCGGCATCGCGCTGGTGGTGGCCGTGGTGCCGGACAAGAGCCGCATCGAGCATGAACGCCTGTGCGGCCTGCAGCGCTCGGCCCTGCTGGGCACGCGGGCGGCGGACTGGACCGCGAGCCTGGCGGCCGCGGGCGTGCCCGCCATCGACCTGGCCACGCCCATGGCGGCCTTGGCGCGGCAAGGCGAGCCCTTCCTGCGCACCGACACGCACTGGACCGAAGCCGGCGCCCAGGCCTCGGCCCGCTACGTGGCCGAGCAGTTGCGCGCGCTGTCGCTGGCGCCTTCGCCCGACCAGACCTACACCATCGAGCAGGGCGAGCCTGCCTGGCGCCCGGGCGACCTGGTGCGCCTGGCCGGCCTGGACTGGCTGCCACGCACGCTGCAGCCCGAGGCCGAGCAGGCGCGCGCCAGCACCATCACGGCAGCCGCCGCGGCCGAAGGCGCAACCGACGACGATCTCTTCGGCGACGCCAAGCTGCCGCGCGTCACCGTGATGGGCTCGTCGTTCTCGCGCACCTCGAACTTCGTGCCTTTCCTGGCCGATGCACTGGGCACCGACGTGGCCAACTTCGGCCGCGACGGCGGCAAGTTCGCCGGCGGCCCGAATGCCTATTTCGCCAGCCCGGCGTTCAAGCAGACGCCCCCGCGCCTGATCGTGTGGGAGATTCCGGAGCGTGACCTGCAGTCGCCCGTCACGGGGGAGACCTTGAATCTGCCTTGA